A region of the Drosophila ananassae strain 14024-0371.13 chromosome XL, ASM1763931v2, whole genome shotgun sequence genome:
ACGCATTTCGTCCTGTCGAGCGCTCATCCAAGAAGGAGTTAACAGGAGTGTCCGGGAATAGCTTAGATTCTGGGATAATTTCGGGCCAAGTCACTCATGAAATTCATTTAAAGAGTTTCATAGTTTGGTTAAAGGATACTAAAGCCTAGTATCCTTTGTAAAGAATGCCCAGGACATCAGTTTCGTTATCCTCCCGTGGCTTCGGATGCCTCTCCTCATTAGCCTCGAGTACATCAATCATCGGcttgttttaaattaaaaaacggaACTAAAAAATCGCACGCTGTTTTCCTCGCCGATTTCCCATTTCCccatttcccatttccattttcctcGCTTTTCAACACCCCCGTGGCGTGGGCACTTAATTAAATGCTCCGCCGCTGTGTTGGCCACATGCCACACCCACTCACCACCCACTTaccaaccacccacccaccatcCAGCCCACCATCTAGCCCACCCATCCGACTGAAATCTCAACCAACCACGTCCGGAATCCCGCCCACTGTAGCAACGGAGAAGAAAGCAGCCATCTCTTTTCAGCTCCTTGGGAAATTTTTTCCCCCCATCTCCCATTCGGAGGGAAATTTTTGAACGCCATTTTGAGAGTACTCCCATCACTAGCTCTCATCACTGGCACTGCCAGCCACCACCATTCCGGCATCCTGGCCTGTCCGCCCGGCTTAGCTTCCTGGCCAAGATTGATCCATTTTAATAAGCAGCGCGGCTCAGAAAGGCCATGATTACAAAGGCTATAAAGTTTTCAAggaatttttcatttaaaaaccCCGCCCGGTAATCCCCCCAAAGCCAGTTATTAAATGAaacagtgtttttttttttaaatttttttcaatgcTTTTTTTAGAAGCTAGCTCtgtttgtattttgtattttttgcattttgttcTTTATGGTAGGATCGTAGAATGAATCGTTGAGAGAAATACAGCTTGTTTTCGTTTAAACGTTATAGTTATAGTGATCTGTTGTAGTcggaataaataattaatagtATATATGCTAAAGCTAGTCCGGACCATCTccatttctctttttttttttaatcctaTAGTTAGGCTTCTTCATATCATGTCTCTgcgtttaaaaataaactctgTACCAGGCaatagaaatataaaaaaaaaataatctttttttttagaaactaCTTCGCCCCGAGCGCAGTCGAACCGAAGACTGTGATGATTCATGTCCAATCGTGTCTTAGAAGTACTAGGTAATCGATAGTCCGATAATAATcgataaacaaacaaaaatgccATCTTCAGACCACTGCACTCGGGCAAGAACATGGACGTAGACACACTTGAGGATCAGTATCAGTatcaagaatatttttgggtttaacaaaaaaaaaatatatatatatatatctaatgggatagggggagggggaggggaGGTTGTTGATTTAAAAGATTTCTGTCCAGGATGTGGAAATCATCAATATACACAAAAGCTAGTTCCTTCATAGTCTAGGTCTCAAAGTACTTGTAGATCGCCGTCACATAGGACATGACCTGCATCCAGTCGGGTCTTTCGATCTGGCACATGTCATTGATATTCTGAAAGGGGATAGAGTCACTGGTCAGTAGAGGATCTAAATAGAAGGAGGTGTGATCTGATGACCCACCAAAGTCGTTCCAATGCCCACCGACTCGGCGGCGGCAAAGGCCAGCGAAAAGTTGCGCCTCTTGTTGGCTGGACTCAGCTGGTCGTAGGGAATGCGATCGGGCAGATACGAGTGCAGGATGGCGCAGAAGGCCAGGCCGTCGTTCCACGAGGAGCTGAAGTTGGTGATGTCGATGTTGCGATAGCCCACGGTCTTGTTCTGGCACCACTTCAGCAGGGCATTGCGCTTCGAGCCGCCGTTCTTGGCCAGCATATTCAGCGGATCCTTCCGTTCGCCTGCCAAGAAAAGAGGATTATTACTGATCCTGGGATGGAGAAGATGTCCCTGCTCGTACCGCTGATAAAGGACTTTGAGACATTGCCAAAGGGCaggccgctgctgctgctgctgccggcaCTGCTGGGCGTGGCCGGCGTGGAGGGCTGCGACAGAGTCTGGACCGAACTCTGGCTCTGCTGGGACGTCTGCTGCTGCAGGTGCTGGTGCTGATGCGACGCTGATGACGATGCCGACTGCTGATCCCGCAGCGGCAATGTGGCTTTGGTAGTGCTAGCTGATCCTCCCGAGCTGCTGGCTAACGCCGGACTGCCCACGTTCACGTGCAGATTGCTGCTCTGCAGCACTGGCAGGCGTAGCTACATGGAGGAGTTGGAAAAGGACATGAATAAGGACGTCTGGAAGGCGCTATCCCATCACTTACGCTCTCGTGCCAGTCACTGGACGGTGGCAGAATGATGGGCGTGTGCCCCAGTTCCGGAGTGCCGCTGTTCAAGCTGGACGTGGAACTGTAGTGGGACTCCGCCTCATCAGCTTTGGCCTGCTGCGGGAGAGAGTGGAGAGAGTTCAGAGAAGTGTCCTTAAGGATGGAAGTGAGCCCCTAGCCCCTTACCGTTTTGTTGTTCTCGATGCTCTCGATGAGCGTCTTCACGGAGAGCCTGGAGTCCTGGCGACTGAAGCTCATCTTGTTCCGCCTGGTGGCCATCTCCATTTCCCGCTGGACCGTGGACAGCACCGACTGCGGCGTCTCGGACGGTTGCAGTTCTAAAGGATTGTCAAGAATAGGATCATTAGTTTCAAGATATCAACCTAATCCTCTAAAGAAAACCTACGCTGCTTGGTTAGCTTGTCGAGCTGCTGCTCCAGGAGATGGATCTTCTCCTTCTGCGTCTTGTTGTCGAGCACCAGCTGCTCCCGGGCGCTGAGCGCCTCAGTCTTGAAGTCGTTCGCCACGCGCACCGTCATCAGGAGATCGGCCTGGAACTGCTGCCACTCCTCGGCCTCCTTGCGGCGCAGCTGGGTCTCCTGCTCCAGCCGTCTTTCCGTCTCGCCCAACTGCACCTTGGCATCGCCCAGATGACGCTGCGTCTCGCCCAGAAGCGACTGCAGCTGGGCCTTGTCCTCCTGGTGGCACTTGCACTGCACCTGCAGCTCCGCAACGCGCTCCTCCAGGACCTGCCACTCGCCGGCCAGCTTGTCCTTCTCCCGCTGCAGCTGCTCCAGCCGGTATTCCAAGTGCGAGACAGCGCACTTAGCATTGTTCTTGGCCACCTTGCACTCCTCGGTGACGCCCGAGAGCTGCTCCTTCAGCCGCCGCAGTTCCGCCTGGCTCCGCGAGAATTGATCCTGCAGCTCGGCCACCCGCTCCTCCAGGGCGTCCTTCTCCTTGCGCGCAGCGTCCAGGACATCGCTCAGATCCGTCTTATCCCCACGGGCCAAATCGGCTTCCAGTTCCTCGATCTTGGAGCGGGCATTCTCCAGCAGAGTGCTCAGGCGACTGATCTCGATGGCCCGCTGCGAGATCTCGTCCTTGGCCTGCGAGAACTGGGCCTCGCCCTGCCTCCGCTCGGCATTGGCCGCATCCAGCTGGGAGTCCAGCAGGGCGATCCTCtcccgctgccgctgctgctcctgctggccAGCTTCCCTGGCCTGCCGCAGCTCCGCCAGCTCGGCGCCCATCTCCTCCTGCTTGAGCAGTACGGCTTCGCGCTCCTCCTGCGACGTCTTGATCAGATCCAGCAGCTTCTCCTCCCGCTCCGAGGCACTCACCTCAGTGGCCGCCTGCTTGGTGTCCCGCAATAGCAGCTCCTGGAGCGTACTGATCTGGGTGCGTGACTCGTTCAGCTTCTCGGTCTGTCGGCACAAGGACTGGAACAGGACGTCCTTCTCCTCGGCCAGCCGTTCGTTCTCCGTCTGGGTGTCGGTCAGCTGGGTCTGCAGATCGGCCAGTTCCTGGAGCGTCGCTTGCAGCTCCTCATTCGTGGAGTAGTGCGTCTCCTCCATCTGAATGATCTTGTCCTGCAGGCAGGCTACAGAAATCTCGCTGGAGGACGACTGTTTGTCCCAGTCGGGTGTGAGGCAAGGAGTGCCATCCTGGGCGTCGTTTGTCTGCAAAGGATTGTGAGTATGAGTATCAGGAAGGGATGAAAGTTTCTCAGACTACTTACACTTGGCAGGGCTATCGAGGCTGGGGCCGAGCTGTGCAAACGCTGCGAGTCTTGGATGATCTGGTGCTTCTCCGCGTCCGACAGCGGCGAGTTGACAACGTCCCGCAGCCGATTGCGCAAAGATTCGTTCTCGTATTTCAGGTTGCCGATCTCCATCTGGGTCTTCTCCTGTAGACTCTGAAAGCACACGCACACATACCAGACTGATCAGTAGCCGTTTCTAACCTTGCGTCACTTGCGTCGCAAAAGCTCTTCTTATTAGTTATTTATTCGATTTCAAGTCAATTAAGGGACTCCATAGCCTATACATCGTATTGAATGTCAGTGTTATTGTTTGGGTTTGGGTTTAGGTCTAGTCTCTGGACTCTAGTGAAGCGCATCGCCCCCGCAACATGGTCCAGGTGGTGGGTTCTAGAGGGTCTCAACTGGGAGTACCCTGTAGGGGGATAGTTTCTTGAAGAATTCTTTACGAAGGAGCTCTCCAGAGTCTCTTAATTAATAGATTAATAGACCTCTAGACCATAACTATTTAAGAAATAAGACCTCTAGACTACTTCTACTCTTTATGGAATGCCGGCCAGGGTGTCAAGACCATCAGAAACATCAATCAGCCATGACAACAGGCACTTGTGGTGTGGTTTCTCCACCCAGCCAGCTTGCCAACCGCCCACCCGTCCGCCCGCCCGCCTGCCAATGCCTGCCAATCGCCCCCTCTCCTCTCAAGCGCACCTGCATCTTAACCAGATCACCCTTCAGCCTGGCCACCTCGCTTTGGTATGGCAGCAGCTCCGTGATCCGTGTCTCCAGCTGCAGTTGCTCGCCGCCCAGTCTCTCCAGCTGCTTGTGCAGCTCCTgcatcttgttgttagcctgCAATTGCCCCCCATCGGGGTTAGATCTTagtatatattctatatagtAAGATATTCTATCTCATAGTCACCTCTAagagttgctgttgttgttgctcgcTGTTGAtaagttgctgttgctgctgctgttgctgctgctgctgttgttgttgaaaGCTACTGGCTGCCACAGCGGCTACTGcaacagctgctgctgctgctgccgccggaCTATGACTATCCGTGCTCTGGCTACTGCCGTTGGAGGATGTGGCTGAggcggtggctgctgctgctagttGCTGATAGAAATCTGCtgcagcggcggcagcagcgccACCATCTTGCAAGGCGGCCAatgcgttgttgttgttgatgttgctgctgctgctgttcgaGTTAGTGTTGCCGGTGGCAGGGACCAGTGGTGGCGCGGCTGCCACAGAAGTCATCAGAGGTGGTGGCTGCTGCAGTGGCTCCTGGTCAGTGGCATTGCTGGTTGGCAGTTGTTTCGGTTGCTTCTGTCCTTTTAGTTTTGATTTCTTGGTGGGTAAGGTCTGGCTCTGCTGCGGTGGCTGTTGCAACTGTTGTTgcaactgttgctgctgctgctgttgctgttgtcgcctctgctgttgctgttgattGGTGAGCCTTAGTGCCTCCTCATCGCCCACATCCACGGCCCTCTCGTAGCTGGCCGCCTCCTGGGGATAGAACTTGGTTGTTGCTGCAAGattgtgttgctgctgctgctgctgctcatgGGCCGTGTTCAGGGACGTACTGGACTGTGACTTTTGGCGATTGTTGTTggagtgctgctgctgctgctgctgctgctgcttgtgCGACGAGTTGGAGGAGTTGGAGCTGGAGGTGCCCTGTCCTCTGCGGAACAAGGATTTCAGTTTGATCATCGTGCTTTCGCTCCTAATCCTGCTCTTCCGACCGAATGTGAACCATCAACCATCCACTCTTCCCGCCGTCTCTTTATTGTCACTTTTATGTTATTTGTTCTTCTGTTTATCGCGTATCTAGTATCTACGTTCGGCTATTTGTACATGTTTGTTTGGGACGCGTCTGTTATCACAAATAcacttggcttggcttggctcgTTTATCAATTCGATTCAATTTGCTCTGCTTTCTTTCCACCAGCGAGTTTGCggcaaaaaaagtgaaaaaagtgAAACTTCTGTGCGAAATGGGAAATGGTATTTGTAATGCAAGACGACCACCGACGGAATGAATGAATGCCGGAATGAATGGAGGAAAGCTGCAGCTCTGCAGCCTCAGCCCAGATGCTAATGTTGCATGCAACTGGTGACTTGCCACAAACAATATAACCCGTTTGTGCAGCCCCCCAAAACAATCGCCTGGCATTGTTGTCCCCAAAAAGGGAGAGAGATctcaagagagagagagaagagAGCGAAAgaatcaaaacaaacacacacacacacacaaacacaatctCAGACTCCTCCAATTAATAAACACTCGACTGAAATTGAAATTCTGGAGCCGGAGCCACTGCCGGAATGTCACTGGACGGAGTGATGAGGTGCCGGACAGTAAAGTCCCCCCTCCCCCTCACCGAACGGGCTAGAGAGAGCAAGAGAGAAGCAGAGCAGCTCACACGTACGCCAAAAGGCAGGTAAACAGTGGAGGTGAGCGAAATAGGAGCAGGGCTTCGTAGGGTTTTAGAGATGGGGGTTTTTATGGGGGGCTTAGAGATGGGGTATTTTAATGTAAACTAAACTGACTATTATTTATACTcttttttctggttttctGTTCtggttctgtttttttttattttttatttaaatattacaaATACCAGGGGGTTCTACCAACTTCTCTCTCTTATTTCCTCCTTGATTTCCCCTTTCTCCTCCTAATGCTTTTCATTTTGACAAGCAGTTAGTCGCTACTAGCTTCCTACTATCTAGTTGCCCTATTTAGATGCCCAGGTATCCATTCGAATGACCTTTACTGTACACTCGTATGCGTGTGAGTAAGCGCAGTGGGGTGAGAGAGCAACTACTAGGCAGAGCGACAGAGAGCGGGATCGAGGACTCCTGcaccccaccccaccccacTCCACAAGGGCCGTGTGTGCGTGCGTGCTTGTTTGTTCATGTGTTCTTGCCCAGTTTCTCATTGTCATATGCCGGATTACTCATGTCACGACGCGTCAC
Encoded here:
- the LOC6504732 gene encoding cytospin-A isoform X3, whose product is MEIGNLKYENESLRNRLRDVVNSPLSDAEKHQIIQDSQRLHSSAPASIALPSTNDAQDGTPCLTPDWDKQSSSSEISVACLQDKIIQMEETHYSTNEELQATLQELADLQTQLTDTQTENERLAEEKDVLFQSLCRQTEKLNESRTQISTLQELLLRDTKQAATEVSASEREEKLLDLIKTSQEEREAVLLKQEEMGAELAELRQAREAGQQEQQRQRERIALLDSQLDAANAERRQGEAQFSQAKDEISQRAIEISRLSTLLENARSKIEELEADLARGDKTDLSDVLDAARKEKDALEERVAELQDQFSRSQAELRRLKEQLSGVTEECKVAKNNAKCAVSHLEYRLEQLQREKDKLAGEWQVLEERVAELQVQCKCHQEDKAQLQSLLGETQRHLGDAKVQLGETERRLEQETQLRRKEAEEWQQFQADLLMTVRVANDFKTEALSAREQLVLDNKTQKEKIHLLEQQLDKLTKQQLQPSETPQSVLSTVQREMEMATRRNKMSFSRQDSRLSVKTLIESIENNKTQAKADEAESHYSSTSSLNSGTPELGHTPIILPPSSDWHESLRLPVLQSSNLHVNVGSPALASSSGGSASTTKATLPLRDQQSASSSASHQHQHLQQQTSQQSQSSVQTLSQPSTPATPSSAGSSSSSGLPFGNVSKSFISGERKDPLNMLAKNGGSKRNALLKWCQNKTVGYRNIDITNFSSSWNDGLAFCAILHSYLPDRIPYDQLSPANKRRNFSLAFAAAESVGIGTTLNINDMCQIERPDWMQVMSYVTAIYKYFET
- the LOC6504732 gene encoding cytospin-A isoform X2, coding for MIKLKSLFRRGQGTSSSNSSNSSHKQQQQQQQQHSNNNRQKSQSSTSLNTAHEQQQQQQHNLAATTKFYPQEAASYERAVDVGDEEALRLTNQQQQQRRQQQQQQQQQLQQQLQQPPQQSQTLPTKKSKLKGQKQPKQLPTSNATDQEPLQQPPPLMTSVAAAPPLVPATGNTNSNSSSSNINNNNALAALQDGGAAAAAAADFYQQLAAAATASATSSNGSSQSTDSHSPAAAAAAAVAVAAVAASSFQQQQQQQQQQQQQQLINSEQQQQQLLEANNKMQELHKQLERLGGEQLQLETRITELLPYQSEVARLKGDLVKMQSLQEKTQMEIGNLKYENESLRNRLRDVVNSPLSDAEKHQIIQDSQRLHSSAPASIALPSTNDAQDGTPCLTPDWDKQSSSSEISVACLQDKIIQMEETHYSTNEELQATLQELADLQTQLTDTQTENERLAEEKDVLFQSLCRQTEKLNESRTQISTLQELLLRDTKQAATEVSASEREEKLLDLIKTSQEEREAVLLKQEEMGAELAELRQAREAGQQEQQRQRERIALLDSQLDAANAERRQGEAQFSQAKDEISQRAIEISRLSTLLENARSKIEELEADLARGDKTDLSDVLDAARKEKDALEERVAELQDQFSRSQAELRRLKEQLSGVTEECKVAKNNAKCAVSHLEYRLEQLQREKDKLAGEWQVLEERVAELQVQCKCHQEDKAQLQSLLGETQRHLGDAKVQLGETERRLEQETQLRRKEAEEWQQFQADLLMTVRVANDFKTEALSAREQLVLDNKTQKEKIHLLEQQLDKLTKQQLQPSETPQSVLSTVQREMEMATRRNKMSFSRQDSRLSVKTLIESIENNKTAKADEAESHYSSTSSLNSGTPELGHTPIILPPSSDWHESLRLPVLQSSNLHVNVGSPALASSSGGSASTTKATLPLRDQQSASSSASHQHQHLQQQTSQQSQSSVQTLSQPSTPATPSSAGSSSSSGLPFGNVSKSFISGERKDPLNMLAKNGGSKRNALLKWCQNKTVGYRNIDITNFSSSWNDGLAFCAILHSYLPDRIPYDQLSPANKRRNFSLAFAAAESVGIGTTLNINDMCQIERPDWMQVMSYVTAIYKYFET
- the LOC6504732 gene encoding cytospin-A isoform X1; protein product: MIKLKSLFRRGQGTSSSNSSNSSHKQQQQQQQQHSNNNRQKSQSSTSLNTAHEQQQQQQHNLAATTKFYPQEAASYERAVDVGDEEALRLTNQQQQQRRQQQQQQQQQLQQQLQQPPQQSQTLPTKKSKLKGQKQPKQLPTSNATDQEPLQQPPPLMTSVAAAPPLVPATGNTNSNSSSSNINNNNALAALQDGGAAAAAAADFYQQLAAAATASATSSNGSSQSTDSHSPAAAAAAAVAVAAVAASSFQQQQQQQQQQQQQQLINSEQQQQQLLEANNKMQELHKQLERLGGEQLQLETRITELLPYQSEVARLKGDLVKMQSLQEKTQMEIGNLKYENESLRNRLRDVVNSPLSDAEKHQIIQDSQRLHSSAPASIALPSTNDAQDGTPCLTPDWDKQSSSSEISVACLQDKIIQMEETHYSTNEELQATLQELADLQTQLTDTQTENERLAEEKDVLFQSLCRQTEKLNESRTQISTLQELLLRDTKQAATEVSASEREEKLLDLIKTSQEEREAVLLKQEEMGAELAELRQAREAGQQEQQRQRERIALLDSQLDAANAERRQGEAQFSQAKDEISQRAIEISRLSTLLENARSKIEELEADLARGDKTDLSDVLDAARKEKDALEERVAELQDQFSRSQAELRRLKEQLSGVTEECKVAKNNAKCAVSHLEYRLEQLQREKDKLAGEWQVLEERVAELQVQCKCHQEDKAQLQSLLGETQRHLGDAKVQLGETERRLEQETQLRRKEAEEWQQFQADLLMTVRVANDFKTEALSAREQLVLDNKTQKEKIHLLEQQLDKLTKQQLQPSETPQSVLSTVQREMEMATRRNKMSFSRQDSRLSVKTLIESIENNKTQAKADEAESHYSSTSSLNSGTPELGHTPIILPPSSDWHESLRLPVLQSSNLHVNVGSPALASSSGGSASTTKATLPLRDQQSASSSASHQHQHLQQQTSQQSQSSVQTLSQPSTPATPSSAGSSSSSGLPFGNVSKSFISGERKDPLNMLAKNGGSKRNALLKWCQNKTVGYRNIDITNFSSSWNDGLAFCAILHSYLPDRIPYDQLSPANKRRNFSLAFAAAESVGIGTTLNINDMCQIERPDWMQVMSYVTAIYKYFET